The genomic stretch CTTGGAACATTCGACTTGATAAGAGTCTCAAATAGCTTGGCTTTGGGAAATGGACTCAAGAGCAAGCAGTCTACACAAGAAGAGAAtgagaagaaagtgttcttgTTGGAGTGTATGTTAATGATCTCATTGTAACGGGAAGTAGCACCGAAAAAGTCAACAAGTTCAAGCAACAAATGATggcaaaatttgaaatgagtGATTTGGGTCTTCTCTATTACTACTTAGGGATTGAAGTCGAACAACAGAAGAGTCGAATCTTGCTCAAACAGCCAACTTATGCCAAAAGAATGTTGTCTCAGTTCGGAATGGTTGACTGCAATGCCACGAAGTACCCGATGGAACCCAAGGCACAACTTCACAAAGACATGGAAGGAGCACCAATTGATGCTACGGAGTACAGAAGCACCGTTGGTTGTCTTAGATACTTACTGAACACAAGACCGGATCTCTCATATGCTGTTGGGATGGCGAGTAGGTATATGGAATGGCCTACAGCCATGCATCACAAGGTGGTCAAGCAAATACATAGGTATTTGAGAGGGACAATTCACTTTGGGCTCACTTATG from Benincasa hispida cultivar B227 unplaced genomic scaffold, ASM972705v1 Contig449, whole genome shotgun sequence encodes the following:
- the LOC120069518 gene encoding uncharacterized mitochondrial protein AtMg00810-like, whose amino-acid sequence is MLHKLGTFDLIRVSNSLALGNGLKSKQSTQEENEKKVFLLEWIEVEQQKSRILLKQPTYAKRMLSQFGMVDCNATKYPMEPKAQLHKDMEGAPIDATEYRSTVGCLRYLLNTRPDLSYAVGMASRYMEWPTAMHHKVVKQIHRYLRGTIHFGLTYVKGPREVNIFGYSDSDLAGDLDRRKSTSEMVFYLNENLVA